DNA sequence from the Candidatus Deferrimicrobiaceae bacterium genome:
GCCGTACGCCTTGTGGGTGAAGAGACGGTCGTTGCGTTCCGGTTCCGGGGGTTCCCCTTGTTTGCTCCGCCGCCACTGGGTGATCCCCACGAACTCCTTTAGGTCCCAGGGGGTAAAGAATAGAAGCGCGGCCCCGCCGATCTGGACGACATGGAACAATAACCGAATTGTCCCCTCCAGACGGTAGAGCGGCCGGTCCGGCACGGCCTGGAGATACAGCACGAGGAGGAGGAATGCGGCGGCGGAATAGACGGTGAAGAGATAACGGTGGTGCGCGGCGAACGAGCGCTCCCCCATCATGCGGCGCGCCCAGCGCTCGTATCGTTCCGATACGGTCAGGCTGTGGAATGCCCCGAATGCCGTCCACGCAAGGATGACGCGCAGTACGTCCAGATTCCCCTCCTGCGCTCGCCGTGACCGGCACGATCGTTTTCTTCCCGCAAAGGACGGGGGAGAAGGCCTTCCGGCGGCGCCTTTTTCGACTATATCACCGAGCCCTTTTTCCCCATTCGGAACTTCCGGAAAGCGTTTCGCGGGAGGGCGCCCGAAAGGGAGAGGGTCACGTCGGTGTGAGATTCTTAAGGGGGATAATTTCCGGGAACTGATGGTGTTTCGCCATCAGTTTCTCTTTCCCCCCCCTCGAACATGCTTTGAGAAGATAGATCGATTCGACGTTGCGCAAGGCCGATCGCCCTTTCGTGGCCGGCGCGCGGGAAAGACTCCCCCGGCTTCTGTTCGGCCGGTTATACTGGGCCGGATGGATTGCCCTTTCTGCAAGATATCCTCCATGCGGCGCGTGCTCGCGGGGGGGAAGGAGATCGACCGGTGCCTTTCCTGCGGCGCCCTCTGGTTCGACTGCGGGGAGATCCGGGAACTCACCGACGGGCGCCTTGCGGCGGACGCGGAAGGGGAAACCCTCCCGGAGCCCCGGGGCGGGGAGCTCCCGAAGATGCACCGGCAGGCGGCGTCGCTTTTCTGCCCGCGGTGCGGAGGGCATATCCGAGCGGTCGACTTCCAGATGACGGGGATCCCCGTGCTTCACTGCCTTGCCTGCCACGGATATCTCGCCCCGCGCCGCTGCGCAGCCGCCATTTCCGCCCGGTTCCGTTCCTTCCGTCAGCAGGGCAAGGCGTTC
Encoded proteins:
- a CDS encoding isoprenylcysteine carboxylmethyltransferase family protein is translated as MSSRKLSPLRISHRRDPLPFGRPPAKRFPEVPNGEKGLGDIVEKGAAGRPSPPSFAGRKRSCRSRRAQEGNLDVLRVILAWTAFGAFHSLTVSERYERWARRMMGERSFAAHHRYLFTVYSAAAFLLLVLYLQAVPDRPLYRLEGTIRLLFHVVQIGGAALLFFTPWDLKEFVGITQWRRSKQGEPPEPERNDRLFTHKAYGIVRHPLYLGISVILAFHPVQTRNSLVSAAMVILYFYAGTFFEERRMVRKFGEEYRNYQRRVPRFLPFRVRGH